One Bacteroidota bacterium genomic window carries:
- a CDS encoding geranylgeranylglyceryl/heptaprenylglyceryl phosphate synthase — protein MQCYNIIASPGKKIALLIDPDKLGLQSIIATVYAANENAVSLILVGGSLMSTHIDKVIQTIKEHTRIPVVLFPGSLLQLSRMADALLLLSLVSGRNPDYLIGNHVQAAPFIRQSALEVIPTAYVLIDGGTVTSVEYVSNTRPIPSNKPELVVATCIAAEMLGHRLIYLEAGSGALNPVPPRVISEVKKIVNIPVIVGGGLNSPEKVAASFESGADMVVIGNVVEKNIENLHKIASVLQNFKN, from the coding sequence ATGCAATGTTATAATATCATAGCTTCGCCAGGAAAAAAAATTGCCCTGTTAATCGATCCGGATAAGTTGGGTTTACAAAGCATTATTGCTACTGTATATGCAGCCAACGAAAATGCCGTTAGCCTTATCCTGGTTGGAGGAAGCCTGATGAGTACCCACATCGATAAGGTAATTCAAACAATTAAAGAACATACCCGGATACCGGTTGTTTTGTTTCCGGGAAGTCTGCTGCAGCTTAGCAGAATGGCCGATGCCTTATTGCTTTTAAGCCTGGTTTCGGGAAGAAACCCCGATTATTTAATAGGAAACCATGTGCAAGCTGCGCCATTTATAAGGCAATCGGCTTTGGAGGTAATTCCTACTGCCTATGTATTGATTGATGGGGGTACAGTTACTTCAGTAGAGTATGTAAGCAATACCCGACCCATACCTTCGAATAAGCCTGAGCTGGTAGTTGCAACCTGCATAGCCGCTGAGATGCTTGGTCACAGACTTATTTACCTTGAGGCAGGTAGTGGGGCACTTAACCCTGTTCCACCCCGGGTTATTTCGGAGGTTAAAAAGATTGTGAATATTCCGGTTATTGTAGGCGGAGGTCTTAATTCGCCAGAAAAGGTAGCCGCCAGTTTCGAGAGTGGAGCCGATATGGTAGTGATTGGCAATGTAGTTGAAAAGAATATTGAGAACTTGCATAAAATTGCAAGCGTACTCCAAAACTTTAAAAACTAG
- a CDS encoding 4'-phosphopantetheinyl transferase superfamily protein, whose product MPLVYNQIVYDDCQVGIWEITESYEELYSKVHFFAGEKQKLADYKSTNRQIEWLSVRRLLREIRGVPTQIVYNEMRKPYLFNSDMNISISHSRDLTALILSKNKKVGIDVEYMSHDIHKVAHKFVNNDEYIVSDPEMQHFHLYIHWCAKEALYKLCDKQDINFRRNLTIEPFEPSECGEIYGWVDNQFWHDKFLMRYFTIKGHVLVYCSK is encoded by the coding sequence ATGCCTCTAGTTTATAATCAAATCGTTTACGACGATTGTCAGGTTGGAATATGGGAGATAACCGAATCGTACGAGGAGTTGTATTCGAAGGTTCACTTTTTTGCTGGCGAAAAACAAAAGCTGGCCGATTATAAAAGTACCAACCGGCAGATAGAATGGCTTAGTGTGCGCCGGTTGTTACGCGAAATCAGGGGTGTTCCAACTCAGATAGTCTATAACGAAATGCGAAAACCCTATCTTTTTAATTCAGACATGAACATCAGCATCAGTCATTCGCGCGACCTGACAGCTTTAATACTAAGTAAGAATAAAAAAGTAGGGATTGATGTGGAATACATGTCGCACGATATTCATAAAGTAGCTCACAAATTCGTTAATAATGACGAGTACATTGTGAGCGACCCGGAAATGCAGCATTTTCATCTTTATATACACTGGTGTGCTAAAGAGGCATTGTATAAATTGTGCGATAAACAGGACATTAATTTCAGAAGAAACCTGACCATTGAGCCCTTTGAGCCAAGTGAATGTGGCGAAATATATGGCTGGGTCGACAACCAGTTCTGGCACGATAAGTTTCTCATGCGCTATTTTACCATTAAAGGACACGTACTTGTCTATTGCTCGAAATAA
- the gldD gene encoding gliding motility lipoprotein GldD → MLRYSILFFVVFLLFLISCTQPATPKPRAYFRIDFPEKEYQLYDSTCPYRFEYPTYGVIESVQSAYAEACWYNIDFPGYHTKIHLTYKPLHKNLGTHIEDIRTIVYKHVIKADDIVEHLVWGPEKDVFGVIYMLEGNTASSAVFFLTDSVNHFLTGSLYISALPNKDSLAPSVTFFQEDVVHLTESLSWK, encoded by the coding sequence ATGCTAAGATATTCGATTCTGTTCTTTGTGGTTTTTTTGCTTTTTCTAATATCCTGCACCCAGCCGGCCACTCCTAAACCACGTGCTTATTTTCGCATTGATTTTCCGGAAAAAGAATATCAGCTCTACGATAGTACCTGTCCATACCGTTTCGAGTACCCAACTTATGGGGTTATCGAATCAGTTCAATCGGCTTATGCCGAAGCATGTTGGTATAACATTGACTTTCCGGGCTATCACACCAAAATCCACCTTACCTATAAACCTTTACATAAAAATCTGGGCACACATATCGAAGACATCAGAACAATTGTTTACAAGCATGTAATTAAAGCCGACGATATAGTGGAGCACCTCGTGTGGGGTCCTGAAAAAGATGTTTTTGGAGTTATTTATATGCTCGAAGGAAATACGGCATCGTCGGCAGTTTTTTTTCTCACCGACAGCGTCAATCATTTTTTAACCGGATCGCTCTATATTTCGGCATTGCCGAATAAAGATTCACTTGCACCTTCTGTTACATTTTTTCAGGAAGATGTTGTACATTTAACCGAATCTCTATCCTGGAAATAA
- the gldE gene encoding gliding motility-associated protein GldE gives MEDSEPYQWGLFNLEIFPGAVIDLAFVSALLLVVLLLIITSIVWGSRLAFLSLSEQEEESIHEAIYKPDLRIKKLLAFPLHFLNTTIVLITFLQVGMVVLFVFFTKYSRPDAVWNTIPFAWQVLLFSFLILFSSGFVAQNFASKRALPFLRSTSRLMLFFTRLFWPFSSGLIFLASLVSNRFNAKKIILPFNQLSDALSDGEVTMPQEKSLLKGIAKFGNIEVCEIMQARVDVVGIDQLASFEELMLLINESGYSRIPVYEESFDKINGILYIKDLLPHMSEGNDFVWQRLIREPYFVPESKKINDLLNKFQRMHIHMAIVVDDYGGTSGIVTLEDILEEIVGEISDETDDDELPYKIIDDNTIIFEGKILLNDFSKVANVDSDFFDQVKGDADTLAGLILELRGDIPKRNDVLSYKNFTFEVLEVDKRRIKFIQASIKR, from the coding sequence TTGGAAGATTCGGAACCTTATCAATGGGGCTTGTTTAACTTGGAAATATTCCCAGGTGCTGTGATTGACCTGGCTTTTGTGTCGGCACTTTTACTCGTGGTTTTATTGCTGATTATTACTTCAATTGTTTGGGGTAGCCGGCTGGCTTTTCTTTCCCTTTCGGAGCAGGAGGAAGAAAGCATACATGAAGCAATATACAAGCCGGATCTCCGAATAAAAAAGCTACTTGCTTTTCCCCTTCATTTTTTAAATACAACCATAGTATTAATCACCTTTTTGCAGGTTGGTATGGTTGTATTATTTGTTTTTTTTACAAAGTACAGCAGACCAGATGCAGTTTGGAATACAATTCCTTTTGCATGGCAGGTTCTTCTTTTTAGCTTTTTGATACTTTTTAGTTCTGGATTTGTGGCTCAAAATTTTGCCTCAAAGCGGGCTCTGCCTTTTTTAAGAAGTACTTCAAGGCTAATGCTATTTTTTACTCGATTATTCTGGCCATTTAGCAGTGGGCTGATATTTTTAGCATCCCTTGTTAGCAATCGCTTTAATGCGAAGAAAATAATATTGCCCTTTAACCAATTAAGCGATGCTTTGTCTGATGGCGAGGTTACCATGCCTCAGGAAAAAAGCCTGTTAAAAGGTATTGCAAAATTTGGCAACATCGAAGTTTGTGAAATAATGCAGGCCAGGGTAGATGTGGTTGGTATTGATCAATTAGCAAGTTTCGAAGAACTGATGCTGCTAATCAACGAATCGGGTTACTCACGCATCCCTGTGTACGAAGAGTCCTTCGATAAAATTAATGGCATTTTATACATCAAAGATTTACTGCCACACATGAGCGAGGGCAATGATTTTGTCTGGCAAAGACTTATCAGGGAACCATACTTTGTGCCGGAGAGCAAAAAAATTAACGATTTGCTGAATAAGTTTCAGCGTATGCACATTCACATGGCGATTGTGGTGGACGATTACGGAGGCACTTCGGGCATTGTTACCCTGGAGGATATTCTGGAAGAGATAGTAGGAGAAATATCGGACGAAACAGATGACGATGAACTTCCTTACAAAATAATTGACGATAACACCATAATATTTGAAGGAAAAATACTTCTGAATGACTTTAGTAAGGTTGCCAATGTCGATTCAGATTTTTTTGATCAGGTAAAAGGCGATGCCGATACCCTGGCAGGCCTGATTCTTGAGCTGAGAGGCGATATTCCAAAGCGGAACGATGTATTATCGTATAAAAATTTTACATTCGAGGTGCTCGAGGTCGATAAGCGCCGGATAAAGTTTATTCAAGCTTCAATTAAAAGATAG